Within the Anaerolineae bacterium genome, the region CGGCGCCTTGTGGGTGACGTCCACTCGCACGCCCACCGTGCGGTATCCATCTGGCAGAAGGTGGTCCACCGCCATCACGGCGGCGCGCTCCATCATGCGCACCATTTCTGGGGTCGCCAGCACATCCACGCCGCCGCTCCCCAGATGCCGGGCGGTGTGTTCCTGCTCCACCACCAAGGAGTATTCGGCCTGAAGCCCGGGGCGCAGGTTGTCGAAGAGGGGGACCTCGTTCATGCCGGCCGAGCCTCCTTCTCCGCCCCTACTGCCCGCTGTTCCGCCGCCAGCATAGATTCCACGAGCGAGCGGAATGTATCGCCATCCAGCGTCTCCTGCTCAATAAGCTTTTGGGCGACCGCATCCAGCACTGTCCGATGTTCCCGCAGGATAACCTTCGCCTGTTCGTACGCCTGGGAGATGATTGTGCGTACCTCGTGGTCAATCAATCGGGCGATCTGTTCGCTGTAATTGCGGTGCTCCCCGATTTCCCGTCCCAGGAAGACCAGCTCCTCCTTCTGGCCGAAGGTCATCGGGCCGAGCTTCTCGCTCATGCCGTATTCCTTGACCATGCGTCTGGCCAACCGCGTGGCCCGTTCGAGATCATCGCTGGCGCCGGTCCACATCTCGTTGAACACGATTTCCTCCGCCGCGCGCCCGCCCAGCATGCTGGCAATCTCGTCATAAAACTTCTCGCGGGACTGCAGAAGATGGTCGTCTTGCGGGAGGAAAAGCGTATAGCCGACCGCCATGCCGCGGGAGATGATGCTGACCTTGTGCACCGGGTCGCAGTGCGGCAGGAAATGCCGCACCAGGGCATGGCCGGCCTCGTGGTAAGCGATGACGCGCTTCTCTTCCTCGGAGATGAGCCGGCTCTTGCGCTCCGGGCCGGCGATGACCCGCTCGATGGCCTCTTGCAG harbors:
- a CDS encoding thioesterase family protein, which encodes MNEVPLFDNLRPGLQAEYSLVVEQEHTARHLGSGGVDVLATPEMVRMMERAAVMAVDHLLPDGYRTVGVRVDVTHKAPTPLGMTVTARAELIAVDGRRLTFRVTAADEREVVGEGIHERAIIALDRFARKIEEKRGLKGQ
- a CDS encoding cell division protein FtsH, with protein sequence DVDLDVIARETPGFVGADLENLVNEAAILAARRNKKAIGMAELQEAIERVIAGPERKSRLISEEEKRVIAYHEAGHALVRHFLPHCDPVHKVSIISRGMAVGYTLFLPQDDHLLQSREKFYDEIASMLGGRAAEEIVFNEMWTGASDDLERATRLARRMVKEYGMSEKLGPMTFGQKEELVFLGREIGEHRNYSEQIARLIDHEVRTIISQAYEQAKVILREHRTVLDAVAQKLIEQETLDGDTFRSLVESMLAAEQRAVGAEKEARPA